Part of the Lycium ferocissimum isolate CSIRO_LF1 chromosome 6, AGI_CSIRO_Lferr_CH_V1, whole genome shotgun sequence genome, GATATCAGAAGCAACAATATCACGGGAAATTATGTTAGCCCAGTTAAAGTCAATTTCCTAACTTGTAATCTCCTCCTCCCCGGTATATGTATAGTACAAAATATAAAGGATAAATGATAAATGCTAAGATGGAGATTAAGTGGGACAAAAGTGTACCATTAGAAGTGGAAGCAGAGGAGAGTTTAAGTCAGTGCGCAAATCTTGAATGAATTTCTGGAGTTTGGGTTTGTAACGAGTTGCATCGAACTTGGTGATTGTATCACTCTCACCATGAAACCACAAGAGTCCTCGAAGTTCTCCTCCCTGTCTAAGAGAACTCCTCACTTTTTCCAGCAACCGGTCATATGGAATATTCCCACGCGACCACCAGTTAATTCCTTTTCCAGACACAGAACAAGGTACTAAACCTATTACACCAAAATTTGGATCCTTCTTAAGAATTGCATTCGCAAATGCCATTCCAGGGCCAATTCCACAATTCCTAGCACAATCAACCCCATAATTTAGAGGCTCCTTAGCTATTTCCCAACGCAAACTCACACTAAGCTTTAGAATATCTGGATTAGATTGGCACTCAGGTGGTACAATGCCATCCCAATGACCGCAACATACTCCTCCTTGACCTGCCATATTGCTCTGCCCTGCTAATATGAATATCTGTTTGTTCAATTTGTAGGTGCTCCTATTCGTTGTTATATCTTTTTTAGGATTCTTCATCATCACCATCCATAAATAGGGTATAAGCAAAACAAACAGAGAGATTAGTACTATTTCTTCACTTTTTATTGACAGTCTATTCCACTTGAAAACCATCCTTGTCACCCtcctattttctctttttctaaaTCATCACAAGTTACGCTGAACTCGTACAAAAAGGAATAGTTTGGAGAAATTCTAAATGCTACCAACAAGGAAATATCAAAAATCAAACTCTAATTGATCACATATACATGCATGTTGGTCTGTTTCATTGAATTTT contains:
- the LOC132061341 gene encoding probable carbohydrate esterase At4g34215: MVMMKNPKKDITTNRSTYKLNKQIFILAGQSNMAGQGGVCCGHWDGIVPPECQSNPDILKLSVSLRWEIAKEPLNYGVDCARNCGIGPGMAFANAILKKDPNFGVIGLVPCSVSGKGINWWSRGNIPYDRLLEKVRSSLRQGGELRGLLWFHGESDTITKFDATRYKPKLQKFIQDLRTDLNSPLLPLLMVVLHIPDPWFKGKFADIVRQAQIEVEIPNAVKVDANGLSLNPDGIHLTTASQIRVGNMLAEAFLCSNFTSPRKISNKVYHMMSST